Proteins encoded in a region of the Methylosinus trichosporium OB3b genome:
- a CDS encoding DUF6232 family protein yields the protein MTNQLIFSDERAIITAAIATLDGVSYPTAAISSLSVRQAPARHGCAIVILWLIALPLLAFGALAALVVVVEGVQYFSGTAPAVHAHEVRETIGPAGVALVLGLVVASFARHLARSNEVFELCIATSGAERVALASQDKDYLQRLRTAIEAAIQAAHGVRPPPAGV from the coding sequence ATGACTAATCAACTGATTTTTTCGGATGAGCGGGCGATCATCACGGCGGCCATCGCCACGCTCGACGGCGTTTCCTATCCGACGGCGGCGATCAGCTCGCTATCGGTCCGCCAGGCTCCCGCGCGACATGGTTGCGCCATCGTGATTCTGTGGCTTATCGCCTTGCCCTTGCTCGCTTTCGGCGCGCTGGCCGCGCTGGTCGTCGTCGTCGAGGGGGTGCAATATTTCTCCGGGACGGCGCCGGCGGTTCACGCGCATGAGGTGCGGGAAACGATCGGGCCGGCCGGCGTCGCGCTCGTGCTCGGCCTCGTCGTGGCGAGCTTCGCGCGCCATCTCGCGCGTTCGAACGAAGTGTTCGAGCTGTGCATCGCCACCTCGGGAGCGGAACGTGTCGCGCTCGCCTCCCAAGATAAGGATTATCTCCAGCGGTTACGCACGGCGATCGAGGCGGCTATTCAGGCTGCGCATGGCGTTCGGCCGCCCCCTGCCGGCGTATAG
- a CDS encoding ParB/RepB/Spo0J family partition protein, protein MSTIRDAEVYLSDIVALSPLNPRQDMESDVSTLAATIRARGLLHPILVTKLYDAIDAYQVLAGGRRWRALRSLDLHDEHVKVRIFDGTEAEAREAALAESVTQVPLHPVDEFEAFSALERDGFDIATIARDFALDEKRVRQRLALGRLSPRVRDMWRTGEVNRDIATAFAAGSTARQEEYLDEHTRGGGFSLSAYIVKRAMRQDVIADTDALAKFILGDEARRTAYVLAGGRVEENDLFDEQVLLLDGAIARRTADALLLAEAERVAEAEGWGRASITNVVDDEDPEDITPDYTKAEQKKLLDIDLPDAEREEIETKALLRAIPKRERATLGVTADYDNTGALVITRAVPASPPKEERAPPPPANKSAAKPATPREPREPEPEAPPLPPPAGGKEAEEILAAAIGGALTAATARSLNLALALTVATLGCSHGHFGVTLTSETLFYETRSELLARFHHMRFETALAIVSEAPLADLTTAFAELIGHTIAPEEITLTKARALVALAERHVSLRADVAATLDYKALFEASPREEAEEAIRALEGEAAAAEARKLRKPKLIERAALLAKDRGWLPETLTALLAAAPQDTRTTAEAMVEAIERDEERGDALEPAEGGPDDEPAAEAPGADAAGAAPGGASDAAGADAAGAAEADAKRKAWLADLQFLGAESNHSHFAAFLRDHVSPARGRHVGVDALADAFEQWRADRSLKKVPKPAQAALMNSLGIERKKIDGVMSWQGLALEADDATAQAAE, encoded by the coding sequence ATGAGCACGATCCGCGACGCTGAAGTCTATTTGAGCGACATCGTCGCTCTATCGCCACTCAATCCGCGCCAGGACATGGAGAGCGACGTGTCGACGCTCGCCGCCACCATCCGCGCGCGCGGGCTGTTGCATCCGATATTGGTCACCAAGCTCTACGATGCGATCGACGCCTATCAGGTCCTCGCCGGCGGCCGCCGCTGGCGCGCGCTGCGCTCGCTCGATTTGCACGATGAACATGTGAAGGTCCGCATCTTCGACGGCACAGAGGCCGAAGCGCGCGAGGCGGCGCTCGCGGAATCGGTGACGCAGGTCCCGCTGCATCCGGTCGACGAGTTCGAGGCCTTTTCGGCGCTGGAGCGGGACGGCTTCGACATCGCCACCATCGCCCGCGATTTCGCGCTCGACGAGAAGCGCGTGCGCCAGCGCCTGGCGCTCGGCCGCCTCTCGCCGCGCGTGCGCGATATGTGGCGAACCGGCGAGGTCAATCGCGACATCGCCACCGCCTTCGCCGCCGGATCGACCGCCCGGCAAGAGGAATATCTCGACGAGCACACGCGCGGCGGCGGCTTCTCTTTGTCCGCCTATATCGTCAAGCGCGCGATGCGCCAGGACGTCATCGCCGACACCGATGCGCTGGCGAAGTTCATCCTCGGCGACGAGGCGCGACGCACCGCCTATGTGCTCGCCGGCGGGCGCGTGGAGGAGAACGACCTCTTCGACGAGCAGGTGCTCTTGCTCGACGGCGCCATCGCCCGCCGCACCGCCGATGCGCTGCTGCTCGCCGAGGCCGAGCGCGTGGCTGAGGCCGAAGGCTGGGGCCGCGCGTCGATCACGAATGTCGTCGACGACGAGGACCCCGAAGACATCACGCCGGATTACACCAAGGCCGAGCAGAAGAAGCTCCTGGACATCGATCTTCCCGACGCGGAGCGCGAGGAGATCGAGACGAAGGCGCTGTTGCGAGCCATTCCGAAGCGCGAGCGCGCCACGCTCGGCGTGACGGCCGATTACGACAACACCGGCGCGCTGGTGATCACCCGCGCCGTGCCGGCCTCGCCGCCGAAAGAGGAGCGCGCGCCGCCGCCGCCAGCCAACAAGAGCGCCGCCAAGCCCGCGACGCCGCGCGAGCCGCGCGAGCCGGAGCCCGAGGCGCCGCCGCTGCCGCCGCCCGCCGGCGGCAAGGAGGCCGAGGAAATTCTCGCGGCCGCGATCGGTGGCGCGCTCACCGCGGCGACGGCCCGCAGCCTCAATCTGGCGCTGGCGCTCACTGTCGCGACGCTCGGCTGCTCACATGGACATTTCGGCGTCACGCTCACTTCCGAGACCTTGTTCTATGAGACGCGCTCGGAGCTGCTCGCGCGCTTCCATCATATGCGCTTCGAGACGGCGCTCGCTATTGTCTCGGAAGCGCCGCTCGCTGATCTCACCACCGCCTTCGCCGAGCTGATCGGCCACACGATAGCCCCTGAGGAGATCACGCTCACCAAGGCGCGCGCTCTCGTCGCGCTCGCCGAGCGCCATGTGTCGCTTCGCGCCGATGTCGCCGCGACACTCGACTACAAGGCGCTATTCGAGGCCTCCCCGCGCGAGGAGGCCGAGGAGGCCATTCGCGCGCTGGAGGGCGAGGCCGCCGCCGCGGAGGCGCGCAAGCTGCGCAAGCCGAAGCTGATCGAGCGCGCGGCGCTGCTCGCCAAGGACCGCGGCTGGCTGCCCGAGACGCTGACGGCGCTGCTCGCCGCCGCGCCGCAAGACACGCGCACCACCGCCGAGGCGATGGTGGAGGCGATCGAACGCGACGAGGAGAGAGGCGATGCGCTGGAGCCGGCCGAAGGTGGACCCGATGACGAGCCTGCTGCTGAAGCGCCTGGCGCGGACGCTGCGGGCGCGGCGCCCGGCGGAGCAAGTGACGCGGCTGGGGCAGATGCTGCGGGCGCGGCGGAAGCCGATGCGAAGCGAAAAGCATGGCTCGCTGATCTGCAATTCCTCGGCGCCGAGAGCAATCACTCGCATTTCGCTGCCTTCCTGCGGGACCATGTCTCACCGGCGCGCGGCCGTCATGTCGGCGTCGACGCGCTCGCCGATGCCTTCGAGCAATGGCGCGCCGATCGCAGCCTCAAGAAAGTGCCGAAGCCCGCGCAAGCGGCGCTGATGAACAGCCTCGGCATAGAGCGGAAGAAGATCGACGGCGTCATGAGCTGGCAGGGCCTCGCGCTCGAGGCGGATGACGCAACGGCCCAGGCGGCGGAGTGA
- a CDS encoding helix-turn-helix domain-containing protein, whose protein sequence is MSERQLRDLIRDGIIPHVNVGRGERTCYRLRPADLEAFISQRTSTTCKKSKKSKGSTGAPKRANGSTTFNFEVIDFVALREQQLAERQKNGSRPTGGKKRPKSRKVPATPP, encoded by the coding sequence GTGTCCGAGCGCCAGTTGCGCGACCTGATTCGCGACGGGATAATCCCTCACGTCAATGTCGGGCGCGGCGAGCGCACATGCTATCGCCTGCGCCCGGCCGATCTCGAGGCGTTCATTTCGCAGCGGACCAGCACGACATGCAAAAAATCCAAAAAATCAAAGGGCTCTACCGGCGCGCCGAAGCGGGCGAATGGCTCTACGACTTTCAATTTCGAGGTCATCGATTTTGTGGCTCTACGGGAGCAACAGCTCGCCGAGAGGCAGAAAAATGGCTCACGGCCTACCGGCGGCAAAAAGAGGCCGAAGTCGCGGAAAGTTCCGGCGACGCCCCCATGA
- a CDS encoding tyrosine-type recombinase/integrase, producing the protein MSFAVACARWWGEKGQHRKDAPDIKRFLAWLEAEIGHKTMLPAIDNNLVARLVATRRAEGVATATVNRSVTEPLRAILTRAAFWGQAVARVDWGEHKLAEAQERVRELTAAEEARLFAALRPDFHPIARFLIITGLRRAEACRLAWSDVDLDGARMVVRGKGGTVDTLPLPDAAIAILRAESGRHAELVFTYQVRHRWGGKIGARVPIEPDTLGTAFWRARRAAKLTDLRLHDLRHTAATRLVRATGNLAAAQKALRHRRITTTMRYAHVTEDDLRAALNKAAPVATPVAPQTESPAEIPQASPDKARKAKNNKSM; encoded by the coding sequence ATGAGCTTCGCGGTCGCCTGCGCCAGATGGTGGGGCGAGAAGGGCCAGCACCGCAAAGACGCCCCGGACATCAAGCGGTTCCTGGCGTGGCTCGAGGCCGAGATCGGCCATAAGACCATGCTTCCGGCGATCGACAATAATCTCGTCGCCCGCCTCGTCGCCACCCGCCGCGCCGAGGGCGTCGCGACGGCGACAGTCAATCGCTCGGTCACCGAGCCCTTGCGCGCGATCCTCACCCGCGCGGCCTTTTGGGGCCAGGCCGTCGCCCGGGTCGACTGGGGCGAGCACAAGCTCGCCGAGGCGCAGGAGCGCGTGCGCGAGCTGACGGCGGCCGAGGAGGCGCGCCTGTTCGCGGCGCTGCGGCCGGATTTCCACCCGATCGCCCGCTTTCTGATCATCACCGGCCTGCGCCGGGCCGAGGCCTGCCGCCTCGCCTGGAGCGATGTCGACCTGGACGGCGCGCGCATGGTGGTGCGTGGCAAGGGCGGGACGGTCGACACGCTGCCGCTCCCCGACGCGGCTATCGCCATTCTGCGGGCCGAGAGCGGCCGCCATGCGGAGCTCGTCTTCACCTATCAGGTGCGGCACCGCTGGGGCGGCAAGATCGGCGCGCGCGTGCCGATCGAGCCCGACACGCTGGGCACAGCCTTTTGGCGCGCCCGCCGCGCCGCCAAGCTGACGGACCTTCGCCTCCACGATCTGCGCCACACGGCGGCGACGCGCCTGGTGCGCGCCACCGGCAATCTCGCCGCCGCGCAAAAGGCCCTGCGCCATCGCCGCATCACCACGACGATGCGCTACGCCCATGTGACCGAGGACGATCTGCGCGCGGCGCTGAACAAGGCCGCGCCGGTCGCGACGCCGGTCGCCCCGCAAACCGAAAGTCCCGCAGAAATCCCGCAGGCCTCCCCCGACAAGGCGAGAAAAGCTAAGAATAACAAGTCTATGTGA
- a CDS encoding DNA cytosine methyltransferase: protein MKTVGLFAGIGGLELGLARAGHECLLVAENWPLAAGVLAARFPGLPNAGDIASLRRLPGGTELVAAGFPCQDLSQAGRTAGIEGLKSGLVAHVFRLLDAGRAPFVLLENVSFMLRLDGGRAMARLVAAFEERGYLWAYRVVDTLAFLPQRRQRVLFLASLAGDPADVLLVDEGAPALRRAALGALAHGFYWTEGVRGLGWAPDAVPTLKNGSTLGIASPPAILLPGGGVVTPDIRDAERLQGFPADWTAPAEALARASWRWSLIGNAVSVPVAQWAGGRLAAPGRYDRARDGGTLAAGARWPRAARFDGGERRAVALSDFPLWEPRDPLHLFLDHPGKPLSARASAGFLARTERARLRFEPGFREAVAAHLSAMRALERR, encoded by the coding sequence ATGAAGACCGTCGGCCTGTTCGCCGGGATCGGCGGCCTCGAGCTCGGGCTGGCGCGCGCCGGGCATGAGTGTCTGCTCGTCGCGGAGAATTGGCCGCTCGCCGCCGGCGTGCTGGCGGCGCGCTTTCCCGGGCTTCCCAATGCCGGCGACATCGCCTCGCTGCGGCGCCTGCCCGGCGGAACGGAGCTCGTCGCCGCCGGCTTTCCGTGCCAGGATTTGAGCCAGGCCGGCCGCACCGCCGGCATAGAGGGGCTAAAATCCGGCCTCGTCGCCCATGTCTTTCGCCTGCTCGACGCCGGCCGCGCCCCCTTCGTGCTCTTGGAGAACGTCTCCTTCATGCTGCGGCTCGACGGCGGCCGGGCCATGGCGCGGCTCGTCGCCGCCTTCGAGGAGCGCGGCTATCTCTGGGCCTATCGCGTCGTCGACACGCTCGCCTTTCTGCCGCAGCGCCGCCAACGCGTGCTGTTCCTCGCCTCTCTCGCGGGCGATCCTGCCGATGTGCTGCTCGTCGACGAGGGGGCGCCGGCGCTGCGCCGCGCCGCGCTCGGCGCCCTCGCCCACGGATTTTACTGGACGGAAGGGGTGCGCGGCCTCGGCTGGGCGCCCGACGCCGTGCCGACCTTGAAGAATGGCTCGACGCTCGGCATCGCCTCGCCGCCGGCCATTCTGCTGCCCGGCGGCGGAGTCGTCACCCCGGATATTCGCGACGCCGAGCGGCTGCAAGGCTTTCCCGCCGATTGGACCGCGCCGGCCGAGGCGCTCGCCCGCGCCTCCTGGCGCTGGTCGCTCATCGGCAATGCGGTGAGCGTCCCCGTCGCGCAATGGGCGGGCGGGCGCCTCGCCGCCCCCGGCCGCTATGATCGCGCCCGCGACGGCGGGACGCTCGCGGCCGGCGCGCGCTGGCCGCGCGCGGCGCGCTTCGACGGCGGCGAGCGGCGCGCCGTCGCCCTCTCCGATTTCCCGCTGTGGGAGCCGCGGGACCCGCTGCACCTCTTTCTCGACCATCCCGGCAAGCCGCTCTCGGCGCGCGCCAGCGCCGGCTTCCTCGCGCGCACGGAGCGGGCGCGGCTTCGCTTCGAGCCCGGCTTTCGCGAGGCGGTGGCGGCGCATCTTTCCGCGATGCGGGCGCTGGAGCGGCGATGA
- a CDS encoding very short patch repair endonuclease has product MKTPKAGDPARSALMKRVRQSRTGAEEAVALGLRRAGLFYRRNCKALPGTPDFANRKRKWAIFVNGCFWHHHKPCPRGTIPKQNRAFWLEKFAANRARDARKAWALRAQGFHVALIWECEAFDLPRLEGRLARLQRRAGRADEE; this is encoded by the coding sequence ATGAAGACGCCGAAGGCCGGCGACCCCGCCCGCTCGGCGCTGATGAAGCGCGTGCGCCAGTCCCGCACCGGGGCCGAGGAGGCGGTGGCGCTCGGCCTTCGGCGCGCCGGGCTCTTCTATCGGCGCAATTGCAAGGCGCTGCCCGGGACGCCGGACTTCGCCAATCGGAAGCGCAAATGGGCGATCTTCGTGAACGGCTGCTTCTGGCATCATCACAAGCCCTGCCCGCGCGGGACGATTCCCAAGCAGAACCGCGCCTTCTGGCTCGAGAAATTCGCCGCCAACCGCGCCCGCGACGCGCGCAAGGCGTGGGCCCTGCGGGCGCAGGGCTTCCATGTCGCATTGATCTGGGAATGCGAGGCCTTCGACCTCCCGCGGCTCGAGGGCCGGCTCGCGCGGTTGCAACGGAGAGCCGGCCGGGCCGACGAAGAGTAG
- the hisB gene encoding imidazoleglycerol-phosphate dehydratase HisB, whose translation MRSASIERNTKETKISVAVDLDGAGRSDIATGIGFFDHMLDQIARHAPLDLSVAAEGDLHIDGHHTVEDVGIALGQAVDRALGDRKGIARYGDAHVPLDEALARVVVDISGRPFLVYDVAFPSAKIGAFDTELTREFFQAFATNARIGLHVESLRGVNSHHIAECCFKGFARALGKAAALDPRRGGVVPSTKGTLTD comes from the coding sequence ATGCGCAGCGCCAGCATCGAGCGCAACACCAAAGAGACGAAGATTTCCGTCGCCGTCGACCTCGACGGCGCGGGGCGGTCCGACATCGCCACGGGCATCGGCTTCTTCGACCATATGCTCGATCAGATCGCCCGCCACGCGCCGCTCGACCTCTCCGTCGCGGCCGAGGGCGACCTGCATATCGACGGGCACCATACGGTGGAGGACGTCGGCATCGCGCTCGGCCAGGCGGTGGACAGGGCGCTCGGCGACCGCAAGGGCATCGCCCGCTATGGCGACGCTCATGTGCCGCTGGACGAGGCGCTGGCCCGCGTCGTGGTCGATATCTCGGGGCGGCCCTTCCTCGTCTATGACGTCGCCTTTCCCTCGGCCAAGATCGGCGCGTTCGACACCGAGCTCACGCGCGAGTTCTTCCAGGCTTTCGCGACCAATGCGCGCATCGGGCTGCATGTCGAGTCACTGCGCGGGGTCAATTCGCATCATATAGCCGAGTGCTGCTTCAAGGGCTTCGCCCGGGCGCTCGGCAAGGCGGCGGCGCTCGATCCGCGCCGCGGCGGCGTCGTTCCCTCGACCAAGGGCACGCTCACCGACTGA
- a CDS encoding DUF2628 domain-containing protein yields the protein MAVYTVHIPQGRWGERPTPERIVFLRDGFSLAAFALGPLWLLWRRAWLPAALWTVLLVAIGALAAAGLSPEAASALEIALGVLLGLEGSRLVAWSLARRGFSESAVIVAESLSEAEEAFFGSLQPSGVSAGGSAAGGAAATRPAIGGLFEELRP from the coding sequence ATGGCCGTCTATACCGTGCATATCCCGCAGGGGCGTTGGGGCGAGAGGCCGACGCCCGAGCGCATCGTCTTTCTGCGCGACGGATTTTCTCTCGCCGCCTTCGCGCTCGGGCCGCTGTGGCTGCTGTGGCGCCGCGCCTGGCTCCCGGCCGCGCTGTGGACCGTCCTGCTCGTCGCCATCGGCGCGCTGGCGGCGGCGGGGCTCTCGCCCGAGGCGGCGTCCGCGCTCGAGATCGCGCTCGGCGTCCTGCTCGGCCTCGAGGGCTCGCGTCTCGTCGCCTGGTCGCTGGCGCGCCGGGGCTTTTCCGAGAGCGCGGTGATCGTCGCGGAAAGCCTGAGCGAGGCCGAGGAGGCGTTTTTCGGCTCGCTCCAGCCGAGCGGCGTGAGCGCGGGAGGCTCGGCGGCGGGCGGCGCCGCGGCGACGCGCCCGGCGATCGGCGGATTGTTCGAGGAGTTGCGGCCGTGA
- the hisH gene encoding imidazole glycerol phosphate synthase subunit HisH: MTTAIIDYGSGNLHSALKAFERAARESGSATKICVTDDPEIVRRAERICLPGVGAFRDCRAGLAARPGLDEALREAAIERGRPFLGICVGMQLMATRGLEHGETSGLDWIAGDVAAIEPKDASLKIPHMGWNTLELARPHALLEGIAAGANGLHAYFVHSYQFLPTSRAHVVATTDYGDALTAVVARDNLVGTQFHPEKSQTLGLALIGNFLRWRP; the protein is encoded by the coding sequence GTGACGACGGCGATCATCGATTATGGCTCGGGCAATCTGCATTCGGCGCTGAAGGCCTTCGAGCGGGCGGCTCGCGAGAGCGGCTCCGCGACAAAGATTTGCGTGACCGACGATCCGGAGATCGTGCGCCGGGCCGAGCGCATCTGCCTGCCCGGCGTCGGCGCCTTCCGCGATTGCCGCGCCGGCCTCGCCGCCCGCCCGGGGCTGGACGAGGCGCTGCGCGAGGCGGCGATCGAGCGCGGACGGCCCTTTCTCGGCATATGCGTCGGCATGCAGCTGATGGCGACGCGCGGCCTCGAGCATGGCGAGACATCGGGCCTCGACTGGATCGCCGGCGATGTGGCGGCGATCGAGCCGAAGGACGCGAGCCTCAAAATTCCGCATATGGGCTGGAACACGCTGGAGCTGGCGCGACCGCATGCGCTGCTCGAAGGCATCGCTGCCGGCGCGAACGGGCTCCACGCCTATTTCGTGCATTCCTACCAATTCCTGCCGACCTCTCGCGCGCATGTCGTCGCGACGACGGACTACGGCGACGCGCTGACCGCGGTCGTCGCCCGCGACAATCTCGTCGGCACACAGTTCCATCCCGAGAAGAGCCAGACCCTCGGCCTCGCTCTGATCGGCAATTTTCTGAGGTGGCGTCCGTGA
- the hisA gene encoding 1-(5-phosphoribosyl)-5-[(5-phosphoribosylamino)methylideneamino]imidazole-4-carboxamide isomerase, with translation MASVILFPAIDLKEGQCVRLVEGEMSSATVFNEDPAAQAAAFEAQGFDYLHVVDLDGAFAGAPMNALAVESILATIKIPVQLGGGIREMRTIARWLEKGVSRIIIGTAAVRDPALVREAARLYPGRIAVGVDAKDGFVAVEGWARRTHVSAQDLGRSFEDAGVSAIVYTDIARDGVLKGLNMEATLALADALTIPVIASGGLASLADIERLLQPDCKKLAGAITGRALYDGRLDPAEALALIRAAKEAV, from the coding sequence GTGGCGTCCGTGATTCTGTTTCCCGCGATCGACCTGAAGGAAGGTCAATGCGTGCGTCTCGTCGAGGGCGAGATGTCCTCCGCGACGGTGTTCAACGAGGATCCGGCGGCGCAGGCCGCCGCCTTCGAGGCCCAAGGCTTCGACTATCTGCATGTGGTCGATCTCGACGGAGCCTTCGCCGGCGCGCCGATGAACGCGCTCGCGGTCGAGTCGATTCTGGCGACGATCAAGATCCCCGTGCAGCTCGGCGGCGGCATTCGCGAGATGCGCACCATCGCGCGCTGGCTGGAGAAAGGCGTCTCGCGCATCATCATCGGCACGGCGGCGGTGCGCGATCCGGCGCTGGTGCGCGAGGCGGCGCGGCTCTATCCCGGCCGCATCGCCGTCGGCGTCGACGCCAAGGATGGATTCGTCGCGGTGGAAGGCTGGGCGCGCCGCACCCATGTCTCGGCGCAGGATTTGGGCCGCAGCTTCGAGGACGCCGGCGTCTCGGCTATCGTCTACACCGATATTGCGCGCGACGGCGTGCTGAAGGGGCTGAACATGGAGGCGACGCTGGCGCTCGCCGACGCGCTGACGATTCCGGTGATCGCCTCGGGCGGCCTCGCCTCGCTCGCCGATATCGAGCGCCTGCTGCAGCCCGACTGCAAGAAGCTCGCAGGCGCGATCACCGGCCGCGCGCTCTATGACGGGCGGCTCGACCCGGCCGAAGCGCTGGCGCTGATCCGCGCGGCGAAGGAGGCGGTGTGA
- a CDS encoding restriction endonuclease, translated as MVDTWMVRAGRHGYLFDQFKESSIVALGWEGVESESDLMDKAALCSKLQRVYADLPEQALFVAASQLMRFAHEVKIDDRVVTYDPRARMYLCGLIKGRCEFHPATSGPFELTNRRNVEWLCEKSRDDLSVAARNTLGATLTLFAIPASVSSELWSESRRPAPVTPVVPKEAIGAFDFSAIELSELADEKIKDRIARLDEYTMQDLVASLLRALGYKTLVSQPGADRGKDILASPDGFGFQAPRIVVEVKHRPRERMGAPEIRSFIGGRKAHESGLFVSTGGFTREAYYEAERSNIPLTLLDFENLIKAVLRAYSNFDEQGRQILPLTPIYWPL; from the coding sequence ATGGTCGACACGTGGATGGTCCGGGCCGGTCGTCACGGCTATCTGTTCGATCAGTTCAAGGAATCATCGATCGTCGCCTTGGGATGGGAGGGGGTCGAATCCGAGAGCGATCTCATGGACAAGGCTGCGCTTTGCAGCAAACTCCAGCGGGTTTATGCCGACTTGCCAGAGCAAGCGCTCTTCGTCGCAGCCAGTCAGCTCATGCGTTTCGCGCATGAAGTGAAAATAGATGATCGCGTGGTGACTTACGATCCACGCGCGCGTATGTATCTGTGTGGCCTGATAAAAGGTCGTTGTGAATTCCATCCCGCGACCAGCGGCCCATTCGAGCTCACCAACCGTCGCAATGTCGAGTGGCTATGTGAAAAATCACGCGACGATTTGTCTGTCGCCGCTCGCAACACCCTCGGCGCCACGCTCACCTTGTTCGCCATCCCGGCAAGCGTTTCGTCTGAATTGTGGTCCGAATCTCGACGGCCGGCTCCCGTAACTCCAGTCGTTCCGAAGGAAGCAATTGGTGCATTCGATTTTTCCGCTATCGAGTTGTCGGAACTGGCCGACGAAAAGATCAAAGATCGGATCGCTCGCCTCGACGAGTATACAATGCAAGACTTGGTGGCGAGTCTCCTGCGCGCTCTTGGATACAAGACATTGGTGTCGCAGCCGGGAGCGGATCGTGGAAAGGATATTCTTGCCTCGCCGGACGGCTTCGGGTTTCAAGCTCCCAGGATCGTCGTGGAGGTCAAGCACCGGCCGCGCGAAAGGATGGGCGCGCCTGAAATCCGGAGCTTCATAGGCGGACGTAAAGCGCATGAGAGCGGTTTGTTTGTCAGCACCGGGGGGTTCACCCGAGAGGCATATTATGAGGCAGAAAGATCGAATATCCCGCTGACGCTCCTCGACTTCGAAAATCTGATCAAGGCCGTCCTGAGAGCCTACTCGAATTTCGACGAGCAAGGACGGCAAATTCTGCCTCTAACTCCCATATACTGGCCGCTATGA
- the hisF gene encoding imidazole glycerol phosphate synthase subunit HisF produces the protein MTLKSRLIPCLDVKEGRVVKGVNFVDLRDAGDPVECAIAYDAAGADELCFLDITASHENRGVMLDVVRRTAEACFMPLTVGGGVRNEDDIRNLLLAGADKASINSAAVADRDFVRRAAEKFGAQCVVVAIDAKQVGDHWEIFTHGGRRPTGIDAVAYAKEVTSLGAGEILLTSMDRDGAKSGFDLALTRAVADAVDVPVIASGGVGTLDHLVEGVREGHASAVLAASIFHFGEFTIEEAKLHMAKAGIAMRLDGLSAA, from the coding sequence ATGACTCTCAAATCCCGCCTCATCCCCTGCCTCGACGTGAAAGAAGGCCGCGTCGTCAAAGGCGTCAATTTCGTCGATCTGCGCGACGCCGGCGATCCGGTCGAATGCGCCATCGCCTATGACGCCGCCGGCGCCGATGAATTATGCTTCCTCGACATCACCGCGAGCCATGAGAATCGCGGCGTGATGCTCGATGTGGTGCGGCGCACGGCGGAGGCCTGCTTCATGCCGCTCACGGTCGGCGGCGGCGTGCGCAACGAGGACGACATCCGCAATCTTCTGCTCGCCGGCGCCGACAAGGCGTCGATCAATTCCGCCGCCGTCGCCGATCGCGACTTCGTGCGGCGGGCGGCCGAAAAATTCGGCGCGCAATGCGTCGTCGTCGCCATAGACGCGAAGCAGGTCGGCGACCATTGGGAAATCTTCACCCATGGCGGGCGCCGCCCGACCGGCATAGACGCGGTGGCCTATGCGAAAGAGGTGACGAGCCTCGGCGCCGGCGAAATCCTGCTGACCTCGATGGACCGCGACGGCGCCAAAAGCGGCTTCGACCTCGCCCTCACCCGCGCGGTCGCCGACGCCGTCGATGTGCCGGTCATCGCCTCGGGCGGCGTCGGGACGCTCGACCATCTGGTCGAAGGCGTGCGCGAAGGTCATGCTTCCGCCGTGCTCGCGGCGTCTATCTTCCATTTCGGCGAGTTCACCATCGAGGAGGCGAAGCTCCATATGGCGAAAGCAGGGATTGCGATGCGTCTCGACGGCCTGAGCGCCGCATGA
- a CDS encoding phosphoribosyl-ATP diphosphatase, with translation MSGFSLADLARIISSKRGAEAAQSYTKTLFEAGTPRIAKKFGEEAVESVIAAMQGDRRALTSEAADVLYHLLVLLEDAGVTLDDVLAELERRTSQSGLAEKASRGESK, from the coding sequence ATGAGCGGATTTTCTCTCGCCGATCTCGCGCGGATCATCTCGTCGAAGCGCGGCGCCGAGGCGGCGCAATCGTACACCAAGACCCTGTTCGAGGCGGGAACGCCGCGCATCGCCAAGAAATTCGGCGAGGAGGCGGTGGAGAGCGTGATCGCCGCGATGCAGGGCGACAGGCGCGCCTTGACGAGCGAGGCCGCCGACGTGCTCTATCATCTGCTGGTGCTGCTCGAGGACGCGGGCGTCACGCTCGACGACGTGCTCGCCGAGCTGGAGCGACGCACCAGCCAGTCGGGCCTCGCGGAGAAGGCGTCGCGCGGAGAGAGCAAATGA